The Lactobacillus sp. ESL0680 DNA segment CCGGTAAAAATCCTAAAGATTCGCCAGCTTCAACAGCTGGTCTAGTCAGAACAATTCGCGAAACCTCACCCTTTTTAAAGGCTGCAATGGCACAAACGACAGCCAAAAATGTTTTACCGGTACCGGCAGGTCCGATTCCAAATACAACATCACTTTTTTTAATGACTTCAACATAGCGTTTTTGTCCCATATTTTTAACTCTAATCGGTTTACCTTTAGCATCCCGAATTAAAATCTCTTTATATAGGTCAGCAAAATACTCTGTTGTCCCCTTATCTGCCATTTTCATTGCGCTGACAACATCAGGCGCGCCGATGTTAACACCAGTGCTCACAACATTGTCCAAAGCCTTCAGGACTGCGATTACTTTACGCGTGTTTTCAACGTCACCGTCAACAACAATTTGGTTGCCGGTATCAGTTACGCTTAGATCGTAACCTTCAGCTAACAAGTTAAGATTACCATCATTAATTCCAACTAATTTTTGGATATTCTCTGGATTTTTAGGAATAAAATTGGTTCGAGCCAAAAACTTCGCTCCTTTTCTTGCTTAATTTAGATGATTACGCACTGCGCTGGAAGCTGCTTTACCATCAGCCTTGCCCTTGATCTTAGGCATCAAAGCCTTCATCACTTTACCAAAATCAGACTTACCTTTGGCGTCAACTTCGGCAATTGTCTCAGTGACAATTTGCTCTAACTCATCTTGGGACAATTGCTTCGGCATGTAACTTTCCACAACTGCCAATTCCTGTTTAGTTTCATCAGCTAAATCAGTTCTAGCAGCCTTAGTAAATTCTTCAATTGATTCTTCGCGTTGCTTCTTTTCCCGATTCAAAACGGTCAATTCCTCGTCTGAACTAAGTTCATGACCTGCCTTGATTTTTTCATTCATCAGGGCTGATTTAATCATCCGCACTGTATTCAATTTAACTTTATCGCGTGCTTTCATGGCTTCCTTCATGTCAGCCATAATTTGTTCTGATAAACTCACAAGTACTCCTTCTTTCTAAATATAGAATCTA contains these protein-coding regions:
- a CDS encoding PhoH family protein; the protein is MARTNFIPKNPENIQKLVGINDGNLNLLAEGYDLSVTDTGNQIVVDGDVENTRKVIAVLKALDNVVSTGVNIGAPDVVSAMKMADKGTTEYFADLYKEILIRDAKGKPIRVKNMGQKRYVEVIKKSDVVFGIGPAGTGKTFLAVVCAIAAFKKGEVSRIVLTRPAVEAGESLGFLPGDLKEKVDPYLRPIYDSLYAILGTNTTDRLMERGVIEVAPLAYMRGRTLDDAFVILDEAQNTTDAQMKMFLTRLGFNSKMIVNGDMTQVDLPGRQRSGLIDAQRILKDIDQIKFIRFTANDVVRHPVVAKIINAYEKEDERH
- a CDS encoding GatB/YqeY domain-containing protein, with the protein product MSLSEQIMADMKEAMKARDKVKLNTVRMIKSALMNEKIKAGHELSSDEELTVLNREKKQREESIEEFTKAARTDLADETKQELAVVESYMPKQLSQDELEQIVTETIAEVDAKGKSDFGKVMKALMPKIKGKADGKAASSAVRNHLN